The sequence GTAAAAGATAGCTCTAAAGTTGCCCCTGATTCTAGATGGAAAGAATTAAAATCTCAAGGTGTAATTAGAAGTGGAGAGGGAGTTCAAATTATCTATGGAACTCAAGCTGAAATTTATAAAAATAAAATAATTAAAAAATATGGATTATAATTAAATTTTTATATTATTTAAAAAAATCCAGAAAGATTTTTCTCTCTGGATTTTTTTATCTAATTTCTACAAATTCCTTGCTCTTTTGCTAACTTTTCAACTGCACTTGCTACTGCTTCTGCTACTCTCTTATCAAAAGCATCTGGTATTATATAATCTTTTCTTAATTCTTCTGGTTTTATTAAAGAAGCTAACCCTTCTGCTGCTGCTATTTTCATCTCTTCAGTTATCTTTTTAGATTTAGCTCTCAATGCTCCCTTAAATAATCCTGGGAAAACTAATACATTATTTATTTGGTTAGGATAATCTGACCTTCCTGTTCCTACTATTGCTGCCCCTGCTTCTAGTGCATCTTCTGGCATAATTTCAGGAGTCGGATTTGCCATAGCAAATACTATTGCATCTCTATTCATACTTCTTACCATATCTTTAGATAATAAGTTTGGTGCTGACACTCCTACAAATACATCTGCCCCTACTATTGCTTCAGCAAGTCCTCCAGATATATCTTGAGAATTTGTAATCTCAGCTAACTCTTTTTTAGAGAAATCATATTTATCTTTATCACTTCTTCTTAAGATTCCTACTCTATCAACAGCTATTACCTCTTTAGCTCCTAATTTTTTTATAAGTTTTATAATAGAACTTCCAGCTGCTCCTGCTCCGTTTACAACTACTTTTATATCTTCAACTTTTTTATTTACAACTTTTAAAGCATTAATAAGACCAGCTGCTACAACTATTGCAGTACCATGTTGATCATCGTGGAATACTGGAATATCTAATTCCTCTTTTAATCTTGTTTCTATCTCTATACATCTAGGAGCTGAAATATCCTCTAAATTTATTCCACCAAGACCTGGAGCAATTAATTTTACTGTTCTAATTATCTCTTCAGTGTCTTTAGTATCTAAGCATATAGGAATTGCATCTACATCTCCAAACTCTTTAAATAATACACATTTTCCTTCCATTACAGGTAAAGCTGCTTCTGGTCCTATATCCCCTAATCCTAATACTGCTGTTCCATCAGTTACTACTGCTACTAAATTTCCCTTTGAAGTATATTTATATACATCTTCTTTATTACCTGCTATTTTTCTACAAGGTTCTGCTACCCCTGGAGAATAAGCTAAACTTAAATCATCTCTATTTTCTACATTTACTTTAGAAACTACTGATAATTTTCCTTTACTTTTCTCATGTAATTCTAATGATTTTTCATATACATCTGCCATTTTTTCCTCCAGTTATTATTATTTCTTTTTAGTAATATTTTATTTTTTTATAGTACATTGATTTTTATTTTATTTATTATGAAAATATCTTTTTATCTACTATCATTCCTCCACCTAAAACAAAATCTTTATAATAGATTACAAGATGTTGTCCTGGGGCATTTTGAACATTTTCCTCAAAATATTCAAAATATATTTTTTCATTTTCTGCTATGACTTTTCCTTCAGCACCAAAACTAGAAAATCTTGGTCTTCCTATAACTTTTTTCTCCATTATTTTTTCTAATTCAATAGGGGATTTAAAATCAACTAGTTCCACTCTTTTTCTAGCTAATTCATTATATTCTCCTAAAGTTATCTCATTTTTCTCTGGATTTATAGCAGTTATAAAATATGCTCTTGGAAGTTTTAAATTGAGTCCTCTTCTCTGTCCAATAGTATAAAGTTGATATCCCTTATGTTCTCCCATTATATTTCCATCTTTATCTATAAATTTTCCTCTTTTGATACTATCTCCTAAATTTCTCTTTAAAAAATCTATATATCCTATCTTAGCAAAACATATTCCCTGACTATCTTTTTTATTATGTATCTCTAGTCCAATATTTTTTCCAATCTCTCTTATTTCACTCTTAGTGTATTTAAAAAGAGGAAAAAGAAGTCTTGAAATCTTGTCACTATCCAATCTATATAACATATAACTTTGGTCTTTTTTACTATCTTCTGCTTTCTTTAAAAGTATCTTATCAAACTCTTCATTATATTCTGTAGAACAATAATGTCCAGTTGCTACATAGTAAACTTTCTCCTCATCTGCTATGTCAAAAAGTATTTTCATCTTAACTCTCTCATCACAAATTACACAAGGAGAAGGAGTTATTCCTTTAGAATATCCATTTAAAAAATTATTAACTACCTCTTTTTGAAAAATATCCTCAATATCTATAACCCTATGCTTTATATTAAAAAAATTAGCTACTCTTTTAGCTGAATCTATCTCTTCTTTTAAGCTTTCCTCTTTCTTATGATTCAAAGTAACTCCTATTACTTCATATCCTTGTTTTAGAAGTAGATATACAGAAATTGAAGAGTCTACTCCTCCACTCATCCCTAATACAACTTTTTTTCTGTTCATTAATCATCTCCTATTTTTTTATATGAATCTCTCCAATATTAAACAGTCTCTCTTTTCCAGCTATCTCTACTTTTAATCTTCCATCATAGGCTATATCTTTAGCTATTCCACTTCCTAATGATTCTCCATATTTTATTATTTCTATTTCTTTTCCTTTTAAATAGTTGTATGAGTTTATCTCATTTAACACATACTCCCAATTTTCAGAGAAATATTTTTTAAACTCATTTATTATACAAAAAATTATATCTTCAGTAGAATAAAATTTTCCTGTTATATTTTTTAATGATGTAGCTTTATCTTGAGCATAACCAAAATCATCATTATTAACATTAACCCCTATACCTATTATAAAGAAATCTCTTATTTTTTCCACTAAGATACCACATATTTTTTTATCTTGTAGATAAATATCATTAGTCCATTTAAATTTATAATCTAAGTTCTCTATTTTCTTTAATCCACCCAATACTGATATTCCAGCTATTAATGGCAATCTCATATACTCTTCTAAAGAGAGATTTTTATCTTCTTGAAGAGTAAATGAAAAAATTGCCATTCCCTCATTGGATACCCATACATTTCCACGACGCCCTACTCCTGCTGTTTGAGTTTTAGCAATTACACAATCATAATTTTTTAAATCTTCTCTTTCTTTTAAATATTTATTTGTAGAATCTATCTCATCAAATCTAAATATTCTCATATCTCTCCTTAGTATAATAAAATTCAAGAGTGAACAAGATTGAAAAGAATAAATAGAGCAAGTCAGCAAAAGCGAACGCTAAAGAACATAATTGTTTGAGTGAAACGAGTTTTATGTTTTTAGTGAGCTAAGCCATACTTGCTCCTTATTCTTTGAACAAAATTCATTCTTGAATTTTTTTTATTTTTACATATATCTTATATAAAGATATATTGTTCCTACTAATAATGTTTCAAAAGCTATTAATCCTCCAAATTTGAAGAACTTTATAAAATCTATTTTACATCCAGCTTTACTTGCAGCTCCTACAGCCACAACATTTGTTGCTGAACTAAGTATTGTTATATTTCCACCTAAACAAGAACCAAATGATAATGCCCACCAAAAAGCTTGAGTATTTCCTAATCCGTCAAATGATGGAATCATTACTCCTAAAATTTTTGAAACAGTAGCAGCATTTGCAACATTTCCTATGATAGAAGTAAAAGCAGCTGATAACCAAGTTACTGCTATTACAGCCATATCAAATTTTCCCTCTGTTAAGTGAATAATTTTATCTCCTATTATATCTATAATATTTAGATTTTCTATTCCTCTAATCATCATAAATAATCCAATGAAGAAAAATAAAGTTTCCCATTCTACATGTTCTAAAATCTCTTTTGGATTTCTCTTAGCAATAATTACTAAAAATATTGCTCCTGATAAAGAAATTATAGCTAATCCTTTATTTATAAAGTTATTTAATATAAATCCAACAAGTACAAGAGCAAATATTACCGCTGCTTGTCGTAGAAGTTTCTGATCTTTCAAACTTCTTGAAGAGTCTAATTCCATAATTCTTGCTTTTAGCTCATTAGAGACATTCATATGTCTACCATAGATTAGATATACATTAATTATTAAAATAATCATAGCTATAATTGACATTGGAGCTGTATTCAATAGGAAAGAGTTAAAACTTAGGCCTCCTTCTGCTCCTATAATCAACTGTGTAGGATCTCCAATTAGTGTGGCAAGCCCACCAATATTTGCAGACATTACTTCAGTAATAACAAAAGGAAATGGATCTAGTTTTAGTTGTTTAGCTAATAAGATAGACACAGGAGCCATAAGTAAAATTGTAGTAACATTATCTAGAAAAGCTGAACACAAAGCTGTCACTACTGCTAGTAAAACTACTAATCTAAAAGGTTCCCCTCTTACTAATTGAGCTACCTTAATAGCAAACCACTGGAATACTCCTGTTTCAGATACAAGATGTACAATTATCATCATACCAATTAAAAGAAATAAAATTTCAAGTCTTTCGGATACAGCTTCTAAAGCATCTTCTTCATTGATTATTCCTATCAATGCCATGATAAGTCCACCTATCATAGTTGCCCAAGCTTGAGGTATTTTTTCTGTTATCATCAAGTAGAAAACTGAAACAAAAACTACTAATCCTATTACTATATATATCATTTTTTATTGTCCTCCTTAAATATATCCCCCCACTATTTTAATTTAGATTTACTATATATGTAAAACTTTCTTGATGATATCTGATCTTTTTATCATTCCATAGTATTTTCCATCATCAACTACATATAGTCTAGTTATTCCTTTATTTACCATAATGAAGCAGATTTCCATTATAGGAGTTTTTCTATCAATAATAATTTCATTAGAAACTCTATATAAATTTTTAATAGTAACTTTTGATTCATTTACTAAATATTCTTCAAAGGGTTCTCCAACTGTCAAAAAATTTAAATCACCCATGAGTGAGAGATATTCAGGCATACCATAATCTATAAGTTCTCTTTCTGTTATTTCACCTAAGAATCTTCCATTTTTATCAACTACTGGAAGTCCACTTGTTTCTTCTAATATAAGTCTTTTTGCAATTTCTTCTAAAGTATTATCTGGTGTAGCAGGTTCTATATCTGGACTAAGTACATCTTCAGCTACGATTTTATGCTCGAATTCTATATTTGCTTCATGAAAATATTCTATAACTTTTTTAGAATTTCTTTCTTTTCTGATTTTTTCTAAAAGTTTAGGTTGTTTTAATACAAGTTTTGATACGGCACTCATAACCTTTAGAATATTTTTATTTTTTAATACATCAGAGATTATTAAGAATACTAAATCTACTTTATCGCTTTTATTAGTTGCTGCTATTTCACTCTCTATTGGATTATCTAATAATCCTATTGCTACAATAAAATCATTAAAATTTTCTATTCTAGCATGAGGAATAGCTATTCCGCTTCCTATTCCAGTTGAAATCTCTCTCTCTCTCTTGATAATTGCTTCTTGGATAAGAGCTTGAGAAGCTTTTACTTTTTTATCTTTTTCAGCAATTCTTTCTACCATTTCCACTATTATCTCTTCTGGATTTTTTCCCTTCAAATCAGTAAGGATAAAATTAGGATCTAGGTAACTTGAAAATTTCATAATTTTCACTCTCCTTAATAAAATTTGTAATATTAAGCAATTAACTTGAAAATACAAAAGAGAGTGTGTAATTAAAAATCACAACAGCCTCTCTTTTATTTTTAAATATCTACTAGTATACTCCTATTTCATAAAATAAGCAAACTTTTATTTTGTAATATTATAAATATTCTTTAGATTATTTTAGGTATTATAGTAAAGCCATATACAGGACCTGAATGTGAGCCAATAGTAGCTCCTATTTCAAGTCTTCCTTTATATTCTACTTTATTATTTCCAACTTGTTGATTCTTTATTTCATCAGCACTAGAGAGTTCTTTACGAGTTCCTCCCCAAGTCGTATAAAGTAACATACTTGTTTTTTTACTTTCAGTTTTTATTAATCTTTCTATATATCCAAAAGCTCCTGCTTCTCCAAAAGCTTTTCCTTGTACAGAAATTTCTCCATTTTCTAGTTTCAATATAGGTCTTACTTTTAAAAAACCGCCTATTATGGAGGAAGCTCTCCCTATTCTTCCACCTTTTTCTAGGTAATTTATATCATTTACAACGAAATAAAGTTTTATTTTATCTTGCAATTGCTCTAATCTGGTTAAAATATTTTCTACATTTTCTCCATCTTTAGCCATTCTGGCTGCTTCTAATACTTGATATCCTAAAGACATAGCCACACCCTTAGAGTCAACAATTATTATATCTTCTCCTCTAGAGAGCATTCCTTTAGCAACTCTAGCAGCTTGTTGTGTTCCACTTAATTTACTTGAAATATGAATAGAAATAATTTTTTTATATCCTTTTTTGAATAGTTTTTCATATATTTCTCTGAATTCTGCAGGAGATGGTTGAGAAGTTTTCGGAATAATTGACTCTGTAGTAACTCTTTTCCAAAAATCTCTTTTACTTAAATCAATACCATCTTTAAAATAATCATCTCCAATTTTTATTTTGAGTGGAATAATATCAATATTTAATCCTAACATGAGCTCTGGTGTTAAGTCAGAAGTAGAGTCTGTTACAATGGCTATTTCTGGAAGAGATAGGTCTCTTTGTTCTATGTACATATAGTAATGATAGTTTTCTTGTTCTACAAATAACTCGGTTTTATCTATATTTTGTAATTTTTCAAATATTGCATTTATCTCTTTTTTTGATTCTTTTCCATATGAAATAGTTAAATTAAGACTATCATCAGAAATATATTTATTAAATAATATTTCAAGTAATTTATTTAGATTTTGGTTTTTTTCTTTAATTTTACCATTTATAATGGCTATAAAATCTCCAGTATTAATAGAAATATCTTCTATTTTTGTATCTCTAATAGCTTGGGTTATCTCTATAGAATAATTATTTTTCATTTTTTCAAGAGTAAATTCAAGTTTATCTTCTTTATTTTTGACGATATAGTATCCTTCTAGCATAGTTTTGGTTTCTATTACAAGAATCTCTTTTTTGGCTCTTTCTGCAGCTATTTTAGCTGTAGATATTATATTTTTATTATTAGGTAAAATAATTATTCTATTAGCTTGTATTTTTTTTATTCCTTCTTCTATATCTAAAACACTAGGATTTTGAGTTTGACCTCCTATTAATACAGCAGTAGCTCCAGCTTCAATATAATACTCTCCTAATTTTTTGTTGTCTACAATAGCAAAATAAGCAATCTCCTTGGAATTTTCATTTCTTATTATATACTTACTATTATCTTTTATTTCTTTTTCACTTATCAGAAGATTTTTATGTTGGAAAAGCATATTTTCTATTTTTATGTTATTAAGTTGTCCATACTTTATAGCTATTTCTAAAACTTGTCCAGGATTATTTGTATGAATGTGTGTTTTTGTCTTGTGAGTGGTTTGAGCACAAACCATAGAATCTCCAAAAGTACTTATCTCTTTTTTATATCCTTCTAAATCAAATGTCCCTTCTTCTATAATAAACTCTGTACAATATCTAAATTTTATATCTTGAGGTTCCTGTAAAGTATATTCCATTCTTTCTTTTCTTTTTGCTTGAGATTGTACTATTCTTTCTAGGTCTTTTAACATTTCAGGGTCTGTTACAGATTTTTCAAATCCCTCAAGTACATAGAAAATACCTTTTCCTCCTGCATCTACTACTCCTGCTTCCTTTAATTTTGGTAAAAGATTAGGAGTTTCTTCTACAGCTTCTTTAGCTACATTTTTTAAATATACTAGGAAAAGAATAAAATCATTTTTATCTCCTTGATACATTGCAGCTTCTTCAGCCACTCTTCTAATAACAGTTAGCATGGTTCCTTCAACTGGTTCAGATACAGCTTGATAAGCTCTTTCTTTTGCTGTACTAAAAGCTTTTATAACATCATTTACTGTCACTTCTTCTTTGTCTTCAATTGAGCTCAAAAAACCTTGTATAATCTGAGAAAGAATTGTTCCTGAATTTCCTCTAGCACCTAAAAGAATAGCTTCAGATACTATTTCTACTAATTCTTTCATATTAGGCTCGTGATTTAATTTTACTAGTTCATTTTCAACAGCTTGCAGTGTCATTGACATATTAGTTCCTGTATCTCCATCTGGAACAGGATAAACATTTAAATCATTCAAGACGTCAGCATATTTTGAAAGCCATCTACTTGCTGCTATTAAAAGTTTTGTCAATCTCATTGAGTTTAATACTTTTATTTCCAATTTCATATAAAATTTTTACCTCCAATGGTTATTAGAATGTAGGAGGATTTACAACCCATATAGCTCTTGTTGGCTTATCTGTATTATTTTTAAATCTATGTTTTTGACTAGATTTAAAATATAGGCTGTCTCCCTCATTTAAACTATGAATCACATCATCTATATATACATCTAATTTTCCTTCTACTATATAAATAAACTCTTCCCCATGATGACTATAGTAACTTCTTCCACTTTCTCCATATGGCCCTATTTCATATAGAATAGGTTCCATTGCTTTATCGACATTTGAGGCTGTTAAAAGAGCCATTTTCGTATTAGAGTCGAGACTTTCTATGTATTTTCTATTATCTTTTCTAACAAGTTCAGTATTATGTCTTTCTTCTTCATCTTCTATAAGATAACTTACTTTTACGTCTAGTGAAGTAGCAATTTTTTTTAAATTTTCAATAGAAGGAGATGCTTTTCCTTGCTCTATTTGAGATAAAAAACTTGCTGATAATTCTACTTTCATAGCTAATTCTCTCAAAGATAACCCTTTATCATTTCTACTCTTTTTTATTCTTTCTCCTATACTGCTCATTTATCACACATCCTCGTTTAATATTTTTATCAAAGTAAAAAGAGTATGAGAGACTGTTTTTTCTCTAATTTTACTTCGATCTCCTTTAAATACTCTTTTCTCTATATATACTTTATCTCTGATTCTTATTCCCATATATACAAGCCCTACTGGTTTTTCTAGACTACCTCCATCTGGGCCAGCTATTCCAGTAGTAGATAATGCCACATCAGTAGTAAGTCCCATTATCATCTCTTTAGCTACTTCTTCACTTACAGCTCCATATTTATCTAATGTTTCTTTTTTTACTCCAAGCCTATTTATTTTAGTCTCATTACTATAAGATACTACTCCCTCATAAAATATATCTGAAACACCTGGAACATCTATAAGTTTGCTTGCTAACATTCCACCTGTACAAGATTCTGCTGTTGATATATTCATATTTAATTTTTTTAGAAGCTCTACAACTTTCTTTTCAAGTCTATCACTATCTTCTCCAAAAATAAACTTACCTATTTTATTATATATCTTTTTCACAATTTTTTCCACTTTATTTTTATTGCTCATTTTACTTTGAAGTCTTATAAGTATTCCATAATCTTTTACAAGAAATTCATAGTATATCTCATCTTCTGTAAAAAACTCTCTTACTGCTTCATCTAGTAATGATTCTGCTATTCCATAGGTTATTAAATCTTTAATATATATCTCATCATCTAATATTTTTTTCTCTTTCACATACCAATCTAAAAATTTGGGTAACATATTATATAGTTCCTTTGGAACACCAGGAAAAGCCACTATATCATCTATATATACAGCGGGAGCCATTCCAACATCATTTTTAAATGTAATAGCTCCCTTTGGTTTTTCCACCTCTTTAACATTAAGAGTCTTAAATTTTAGTCCAGCTCTTTCAAATTTTTCTTTTAATTCCTCTAACTCATCATCATCTACTATAAGAGGTTTTTTGACATATTCAGCTATAACCTCCTTTGTAATATCATCAAGAGTTGGACCAAGTCCACCAGATATAATTATTAAATCTACATTTTTTTTACAATAATCTATAGCTGAATATATCTCATCTCTAAAATCTCTAACTGTTATTTTAAATTTCATCTCTAAACCATGTTTATTAAGTTCTTCAGCTATATAAAGACTATTGGTATCTAACATTCCACCATTTAAAAGCTCTGTTCCTACAAGTATAACTCCTACTTTCATTATTTCCTCCTAAAAGAAAATTGTCCAAATACAAACCATTATAAAATTCCCTATTACCCCAGCTAAAAAATCATCTAATACAACTCCTAGACCATTGTCAAAATGTTGGGCTTTATCAATAGGTCCAATCTTACTGATATCTAAAAATCTAAATATTATAAAAGCTATTCCCATAGCTATTAAATTTTGAAATACTCCAACAGGATTGATTAAAAAAAGTGTAGTAAGATATCCAAGTACTTCATCTATTACTACATTTTGAGGGTCCTCTTTTTTAAAAATCTCTCTTTCACAAACATCTGAAACATATACAGCTACTCCAAAGAAAGTCATTAAAAACATAAAATAAAATGAGTTATACACCATATTATTTGGAAAAAATCCTCTTATAAAAGATAGCACTATAAATACTGGTATTCCTCCTAATGTTCCAAATGTTCCTGGTGCTTTTGGCATATCCCCAAGTCCAAACCAAGTTCC comes from Fusobacterium necrogenes and encodes:
- a CDS encoding NAD(P)-dependent malic enzyme; translation: MADVYEKSLELHEKSKGKLSVVSKVNVENRDDLSLAYSPGVAEPCRKIAGNKEDVYKYTSKGNLVAVVTDGTAVLGLGDIGPEAALPVMEGKCVLFKEFGDVDAIPICLDTKDTEEIIRTVKLIAPGLGGINLEDISAPRCIEIETRLKEELDIPVFHDDQHGTAIVVAAGLINALKVVNKKVEDIKVVVNGAGAAGSSIIKLIKKLGAKEVIAVDRVGILRRSDKDKYDFSKKELAEITNSQDISGGLAEAIVGADVFVGVSAPNLLSKDMVRSMNRDAIVFAMANPTPEIMPEDALEAGAAIVGTGRSDYPNQINNVLVFPGLFKGALRAKSKKITEEMKIAAAEGLASLIKPEELRKDYIIPDAFDKRVAEAVASAVEKLAKEQGICRN
- the mnmA gene encoding tRNA 2-thiouridine(34) synthase MnmA, whose product is MNRKKVVLGMSGGVDSSISVYLLLKQGYEVIGVTLNHKKEESLKEEIDSAKRVANFFNIKHRVIDIEDIFQKEVVNNFLNGYSKGITPSPCVICDERVKMKILFDIADEEKVYYVATGHYCSTEYNEEFDKILLKKAEDSKKDQSYMLYRLDSDKISRLLFPLFKYTKSEIREIGKNIGLEIHNKKDSQGICFAKIGYIDFLKRNLGDSIKRGKFIDKDGNIMGEHKGYQLYTIGQRRGLNLKLPRAYFITAINPEKNEITLGEYNELARKRVELVDFKSPIELEKIMEKKVIGRPRFSSFGAEGKVIAENEKIYFEYFEENVQNAPGQHLVIYYKDFVLGGGMIVDKKIFS
- a CDS encoding biotin--[acetyl-CoA-carboxylase] ligase, with the translated sequence MRIFRFDEIDSTNKYLKEREDLKNYDCVIAKTQTAGVGRRGNVWVSNEGMAIFSFTLQEDKNLSLEEYMRLPLIAGISVLGGLKKIENLDYKFKWTNDIYLQDKKICGILVEKIRDFFIIGIGVNVNNDDFGYAQDKATSLKNITGKFYSTEDIIFCIINEFKKYFSENWEYVLNEINSYNYLKGKEIEIIKYGESLGSGIAKDIAYDGRLKVEIAGKERLFNIGEIHIKK
- a CDS encoding ArsB/NhaD family transporter — its product is MIYIVIGLVVFVSVFYLMITEKIPQAWATMIGGLIMALIGIINEEDALEAVSERLEILFLLIGMMIIVHLVSETGVFQWFAIKVAQLVRGEPFRLVVLLAVVTALCSAFLDNVTTILLMAPVSILLAKQLKLDPFPFVITEVMSANIGGLATLIGDPTQLIIGAEGGLSFNSFLLNTAPMSIIAMIILIINVYLIYGRHMNVSNELKARIMELDSSRSLKDQKLLRQAAVIFALVLVGFILNNFINKGLAIISLSGAIFLVIIAKRNPKEILEHVEWETLFFFIGLFMMIRGIENLNIIDIIGDKIIHLTEGKFDMAVIAVTWLSAAFTSIIGNVANAATVSKILGVMIPSFDGLGNTQAFWWALSFGSCLGGNITILSSATNVVAVGAASKAGCKIDFIKFFKFGGLIAFETLLVGTIYLYIRYM
- a CDS encoding PTS sugar transporter subunit IIA, translated to MKFSSYLDPNFILTDLKGKNPEEIIVEMVERIAEKDKKVKASQALIQEAIIKREREISTGIGSGIAIPHARIENFNDFIVAIGLLDNPIESEIAATNKSDKVDLVFLIISDVLKNKNILKVMSAVSKLVLKQPKLLEKIRKERNSKKVIEYFHEANIEFEHKIVAEDVLSPDIEPATPDNTLEEIAKRLILEETSGLPVVDKNGRFLGEITERELIDYGMPEYLSLMGDLNFLTVGEPFEEYLVNESKVTIKNLYRVSNEIIIDRKTPIMEICFIMVNKGITRLYVVDDGKYYGMIKRSDIIKKVLHI
- a CDS encoding DegV family EDD domain-containing protein; translation: MKLEIKVLNSMRLTKLLIAASRWLSKYADVLNDLNVYPVPDGDTGTNMSMTLQAVENELVKLNHEPNMKELVEIVSEAILLGARGNSGTILSQIIQGFLSSIEDKEEVTVNDVIKAFSTAKERAYQAVSEPVEGTMLTVIRRVAEEAAMYQGDKNDFILFLVYLKNVAKEAVEETPNLLPKLKEAGVVDAGGKGIFYVLEGFEKSVTDPEMLKDLERIVQSQAKRKERMEYTLQEPQDIKFRYCTEFIIEEGTFDLEGYKKEISTFGDSMVCAQTTHKTKTHIHTNNPGQVLEIAIKYGQLNNIKIENMLFQHKNLLISEKEIKDNSKYIIRNENSKEIAYFAIVDNKKLGEYYIEAGATAVLIGGQTQNPSVLDIEEGIKKIQANRIIILPNNKNIISTAKIAAERAKKEILVIETKTMLEGYYIVKNKEDKLEFTLEKMKNNYSIEITQAIRDTKIEDISINTGDFIAIINGKIKEKNQNLNKLLEILFNKYISDDSLNLTISYGKESKKEINAIFEKLQNIDKTELFVEQENYHYYMYIEQRDLSLPEIAIVTDSTSDLTPELMLGLNIDIIPLKIKIGDDYFKDGIDLSKRDFWKRVTTESIIPKTSQPSPAEFREIYEKLFKKGYKKIISIHISSKLSGTQQAARVAKGMLSRGEDIIIVDSKGVAMSLGYQVLEAARMAKDGENVENILTRLEQLQDKIKLYFVVNDINYLEKGGRIGRASSIIGGFLKVRPILKLENGEISVQGKAFGEAGAFGYIERLIKTESKKTSMLLYTTWGGTRKELSSADEIKNQQVGNNKVEYKGRLEIGATIGSHSGPVYGFTIIPKII
- a CDS encoding helix-turn-helix domain-containing protein; this translates as MSSIGERIKKSRNDKGLSLRELAMKVELSASFLSQIEQGKASPSIENLKKIATSLDVKVSYLIEDEEERHNTELVRKDNRKYIESLDSNTKMALLTASNVDKAMEPILYEIGPYGESGRSYYSHHGEEFIYIVEGKLDVYIDDVIHSLNEGDSLYFKSSQKHRFKNNTDKPTRAIWVVNPPTF
- a CDS encoding CinA family nicotinamide mononucleotide deamidase-related protein — encoded protein: MKVGVILVGTELLNGGMLDTNSLYIAEELNKHGLEMKFKITVRDFRDEIYSAIDYCKKNVDLIIISGGLGPTLDDITKEVIAEYVKKPLIVDDDELEELKEKFERAGLKFKTLNVKEVEKPKGAITFKNDVGMAPAVYIDDIVAFPGVPKELYNMLPKFLDWYVKEKKILDDEIYIKDLITYGIAESLLDEAVREFFTEDEIYYEFLVKDYGILIRLQSKMSNKNKVEKIVKKIYNKIGKFIFGEDSDRLEKKVVELLKKLNMNISTAESCTGGMLASKLIDVPGVSDIFYEGVVSYSNETKINRLGVKKETLDKYGAVSEEVAKEMIMGLTTDVALSTTGIAGPDGGSLEKPVGLVYMGIRIRDKVYIEKRVFKGDRSKIREKTVSHTLFTLIKILNEDV
- a CDS encoding phosphatidylglycerophosphatase A family protein, which encodes MNRRIVRNLGTWFGLGDMPKAPGTFGTLGGIPVFIVLSFIRGFFPNNMVYNSFYFMFLMTFFGVAVYVSDVCEREIFKKEDPQNVVIDEVLGYLTTLFLINPVGVFQNLIAMGIAFIIFRFLDISKIGPIDKAQHFDNGLGVVLDDFLAGVIGNFIMVCIWTIFF